A part of Halomarina litorea genomic DNA contains:
- a CDS encoding pyridoxamine 5'-phosphate oxidase family protein, producing MATLDSFTRERVRDAVYRSLTAEFATASGDRPVTFPATPFYDDDRGVLVVSSPPAFAGKVDAARSNPRVSLLLDGKGGRVLVRGRATVRDDDLRANAAYVRERIEAEPVGPKRDAFLRSSAAQTSEVGRFLFDWYALRIVVEVEPEHVERLGVPGRVHVPPWPAVGMDESEATEYDRATFTVVEDGFPVTRPIEGFTVSDGKAHIERWSGPVEDGRPGCLLVHWHDDDVSRLGQRVVRGRCRADEGTLLFDPGSSFTLRNASLLDTLRFVWEGKRRTGAYFGVRNPLGWRW from the coding sequence ATGGCCACGCTCGACTCCTTCACCCGGGAACGTGTCCGCGATGCCGTCTACCGGTCGCTCACCGCGGAGTTCGCCACCGCGAGCGGCGACCGACCCGTCACGTTCCCCGCGACGCCGTTCTACGACGACGACCGGGGCGTACTGGTCGTGAGTTCCCCGCCGGCCTTCGCGGGGAAGGTCGACGCCGCCCGGTCGAACCCCCGCGTCTCGCTGCTCCTCGACGGCAAGGGTGGGCGAGTGCTCGTCCGTGGCCGCGCGACCGTCCGGGACGACGACCTGCGGGCGAACGCCGCGTACGTTCGCGAGCGCATCGAGGCCGAACCGGTCGGCCCGAAACGCGACGCCTTCCTCCGGTCGAGCGCCGCCCAGACCTCCGAAGTCGGCCGGTTCCTGTTCGACTGGTACGCCCTCCGAATCGTGGTCGAGGTCGAACCCGAGCACGTCGAACGACTCGGCGTACCCGGACGGGTTCACGTCCCGCCGTGGCCCGCCGTCGGGATGGACGAGTCGGAGGCGACGGAGTACGACCGAGCGACGTTCACCGTCGTCGAGGACGGCTTCCCCGTCACGCGTCCCATCGAGGGGTTCACCGTCTCCGACGGGAAGGCCCACATCGAGAGGTGGTCGGGACCCGTCGAAGACGGGCGACCCGGCTGTCTCCTCGTCCACTGGCACGACGACGACGTGAGCCGGCTCGGACAGCGCGTCGTCCGCGGTCGGTGCCGCGCGGACGAGGGGACACTTCTCTTCGACCCCGGCAGTTCGTTCACCCTGCGGAACGCCAGTCTCCTCGACACCCTCCGATTCGTCTGGGAGGGGAAACGGCGGACGGGAGCCTACTTCGGGGTCCGGAACCCGCTCGGATGGCGCTGGTAG
- a CDS encoding ParA family protein, with protein MSDVEPRAVSSVILKGGVGKSTISINLARQLATRHDVLFVDLDPNGHATMGLGLDEAYERDVNLGNLVLDDRDATLDDVVVETDAEFDVLPSSNTLEQVEKELTGAIQGSSRLHKHVVEPVLGDRYQYVVIDQPAYPGMLNNNGLVASRNLIVPMTPGSEAIGGFRRTVDRLVSPLREYMDVDILAIVPNRLQDRIDQQTEDRKLLENLNTQEHLAERLPNFAHITPEEFERIDSGEIDPPRPGIRERKAFTQALGENVPLLDYDPENDQLEHLEELATIVERGGVSR; from the coding sequence ATGAGCGACGTGGAACCGCGCGCGGTCAGTTCAGTCATCCTGAAGGGTGGCGTCGGGAAGTCCACCATCTCCATCAACCTCGCCCGGCAGTTGGCGACGCGCCACGACGTGCTGTTCGTCGACCTCGACCCCAACGGCCACGCGACGATGGGCCTCGGTCTCGACGAGGCGTACGAGCGCGACGTGAACCTCGGCAACCTCGTCCTCGACGACCGAGACGCGACGCTCGACGACGTCGTCGTCGAGACGGACGCCGAGTTCGACGTCCTCCCGTCCTCGAACACGCTCGAACAGGTCGAGAAGGAACTCACCGGTGCCATCCAGGGGTCGAGTCGCCTCCACAAACACGTGGTCGAACCCGTCCTCGGCGACCGCTACCAGTACGTCGTCATCGACCAGCCGGCGTATCCGGGGATGCTCAACAACAACGGACTGGTGGCGAGTCGGAACCTCATCGTCCCGATGACGCCCGGGTCAGAGGCTATCGGTGGGTTCCGGCGGACCGTCGACCGCCTCGTCTCGCCGCTGCGCGAGTACATGGATGTCGACATCCTCGCCATCGTCCCCAACCGACTGCAAGACCGCATCGACCAGCAGACGGAGGACCGGAAACTGCTGGAGAACCTCAACACACAGGAGCACCTCGCCGAACGGCTCCCGAACTTCGCGCACATCACTCCGGAGGAATTCGAGCGCATCGACAGCGGCGAGATCGACCCACCGAGACCCGGCATCCGCGAACGGAAGGCCTTCACGCAGGCCCTCGGCGAGAACGTCCCCCTGCTGGACTACGACCCCGAGAACGACCAACTCGAGCACCTGGAGGAACTGGCGACCATCGTCGAACGCGGGGGTGTCTCTCGATGA